In Mixta intestinalis, the following are encoded in one genomic region:
- the crp gene encoding cAMP-activated global transcriptional regulator CRP, with product MVLGKPQTDPTLEWFLSHCHIHKYPSKSTLIHQGEKAETLYYIVKGAVAVLIKDEEGKEMILSYLNQGDFIGELGLFEEGQERSAWVRAKTACEVAEISYKKFRQLIQVNPDILMRLSAQMARRLQVTSEKVGNLAFLDVTGRIAQTLLNLAKQPDAMTHPDGMQIKITRQEIGQIVGCSRETVGRILKMLEDQNLISAHGKTIVVYGTR from the coding sequence ATGGTTCTCGGCAAACCGCAAACAGACCCTACTCTCGAATGGTTCCTGTCACATTGCCATATCCACAAATATCCATCAAAAAGTACGTTGATTCACCAGGGTGAAAAGGCCGAAACGCTCTATTACATCGTAAAAGGTGCAGTCGCGGTGCTGATCAAGGATGAAGAAGGCAAAGAGATGATCCTCTCCTACCTCAACCAAGGTGATTTCATTGGCGAGCTTGGCCTGTTCGAAGAAGGCCAGGAACGCAGCGCATGGGTACGGGCAAAAACCGCTTGTGAAGTGGCTGAGATTTCCTACAAAAAATTTCGTCAGCTGATTCAGGTGAATCCTGATATCCTGATGCGGCTGTCTGCTCAGATGGCGCGTCGTCTGCAGGTTACCTCGGAGAAAGTGGGCAATTTAGCTTTCCTCGACGTTACGGGCCGCATCGCACAGACGCTGCTTAATCTGGCAAAACAGCCTGATGCCATGACCCACCCGGACGGTATGCAGATCAAAATCACCCGTCAGGAGATCGGCCAGATTGTCGGCTGCTCACGTGAAACGGTGGGACGCATCCTGAAAATGTTGGAGGATCAAAATCTGATCTCCGCTCATGGTAAGACGATTGTCGTTTACGGCACCCGTTAA
- a CDS encoding OsmC family protein has translation MQARVKWVEGLTFLGESASGHQVLMDGNSGDKAPSPMEMVLMAAGGCSAVDVVSILQKGRNAVTDCEVRLTSERHEQAPRIFTRINLHFIVSGKGLSDKAVARAVELSAEKYCSVAIMLGKGVAITHSYECMEIA, from the coding sequence ATGCAGGCACGAGTAAAATGGGTGGAAGGACTCACTTTTTTAGGCGAGTCCGCTTCAGGGCATCAGGTTCTGATGGATGGTAACTCCGGCGATAAAGCGCCGAGCCCCATGGAAATGGTGCTGATGGCAGCGGGCGGTTGCAGCGCCGTTGACGTAGTATCGATCCTGCAAAAAGGCCGAAACGCGGTCACCGACTGCGAGGTGCGGCTGACCTCCGAGCGACACGAGCAGGCTCCGCGCATATTTACCCGCATCAACCTGCACTTTATCGTCAGCGGTAAAGGGCTGAGTGACAAAGCGGTAGCGCGCGCCGTTGAGCTTTCTGCGGAAAAATATTGTTCCGTAGCGATTATGCTGGGTAAGGGTGTTGCCATTACCCACAGCTACGAATGCATGGAGATTGCCTGA
- a CDS encoding phosphoribulokinase — protein MSARHPIIAVTGSSGAGTTTTSLAFRKIFQQLNLHAAELEGDSFHRYTRPEMDMAIRKARDLGRHISYFGPEANDFGLLEQTFIEYGASGRGQSRKYLHTYDEAVPWNQVPGTFTPWQPLPEPTDVLFYEGLHGGVVTQQHNVAEQVDLLVGVVPIVNLEWIQKLVRDTSERGHSREAVMDSVVRSMEDYINYITPQFSRTHINFQRVPTVDTSNPFAARAIPSLDESFVVIHFRGLENIDFPYLLAMLQGSFISHINTLVVPGGKMGLAMELIMLPLVQRLVEGKQVA, from the coding sequence GCCTTTCGCAAGATCTTTCAGCAGCTCAATCTGCACGCCGCCGAGCTGGAGGGTGACAGCTTTCACCGCTATACGCGCCCGGAAATGGATATGGCGATCCGCAAGGCACGCGATTTGGGCCGCCACATCAGCTATTTTGGTCCGGAGGCCAATGATTTCGGTCTGCTGGAGCAAACCTTTATCGAATATGGAGCCAGCGGACGCGGTCAGTCACGCAAATATCTGCACACCTATGATGAGGCGGTGCCGTGGAATCAGGTGCCCGGCACTTTTACGCCGTGGCAGCCGCTGCCGGAGCCAACGGACGTCCTGTTCTACGAGGGGCTGCACGGTGGCGTTGTGACTCAACAGCATAACGTTGCAGAACAGGTAGATCTGCTGGTTGGCGTGGTGCCCATCGTTAACCTTGAGTGGATTCAGAAACTGGTGCGCGATACCAGCGAACGCGGACATTCCCGCGAGGCGGTGATGGATTCGGTGGTGCGCTCGATGGAAGATTACATCAACTACATTACGCCGCAGTTCTCCCGCACTCACATTAACTTCCAGCGCGTGCCTACGGTCGATACCTCGAACCCTTTTGCTGCCCGCGCGATTCCTTCGCTGGATGAAAGCTTTGTCGTCATCCACTTTCGCGGACTGGAGAACATCGATTTCCCTTATCTGCTGGCGATGCTACAGGGCTCGTTTATTTCGCATATCAATACGCTGGTAGTACCCGGCGGCAAAATGGGGCTGGCGATGGAATTGATCATGCTGCCGCTGGTACAACGTCTGGTTGAAGGAAAGCAGGTTGCTTAA